A section of the Oryza sativa Japonica Group chromosome 1, ASM3414082v1 genome encodes:
- the LOC107278258 gene encoding uncharacterized protein, with the protein MRFVVQEFGKFCPNCDLVRFCYLVVIVVHMFMLLAIMGICAFGTFLQLAQLNHRRRVFLAHFVTMDDEVHLPIPSHLLFSHPEISHGFDELLKNTTTCTHSHTCNPPGPSVAMHTHTCLHTHIQVMASGENNVEEELRKTRKPLGNREAVRKYREKKKAHAAFLEEEVKKLRTTNQQLLRRLQGHISLEAEVVRLRALLFDIRGKIDAEIGTFPFQKQCSFGSVTCTDHSPCFNTSTEVAVREESSRPTIVDCGIDGTGIISHELDIPKMVNSVDVIPSFVNSASLTE; encoded by the exons GAAGTTTTGTCCTAATTGCGATCTTGTGAGGTTTTGCTATTTAGTGGTGATAGTTGTCCATATGTTCATGCTTCTGGCCATCATGGGAATTTG TGCTTTTGGCACTTTTCTCCAACTTGCACAGTTAAACCATAGGAGGAGAGTTTTCTTGGCACATTTTGTGACTATGGATGATGAAGTTCACCTACCAATTCCAAGCCACCTTCTGTTTTCACATCCCGAGATCTCCCATGGCTTTGATGAACTCCTAAAGAACACAACTACGTGTACTCACTCACACACTTGCAATCCACCGGGTCCATCAGTTGCTATGCATACTCACACATGCCTCCACACACACATTCAAGTCATGGCTTCTGGTGAAAACAATGTTGAAGAGGAGCTGAGAAAGACCCGTAAGCCTCTGGGAAATAGAGAAGCAGTGCGCAAGTACCGAGAGAAGAAGAAAGCGCATGCAGCTTTCTTGGAGGAGGAAGTCAAGAAACTTCGCACCACAAATCAGCAGCTCTTGAGGAGATTGCAGGGGCATATATCACTCGAGGCTGAGGTGGTGAGGTTAAGAGCCCTTTTGTTTGATATCCGAGGCAAGATTGATGCAGAGATTGGTACTTTCCCCTTTCAGAAGCAGTGCAGTTTTGGTTCTGTTACTTGTACAGACCATTCTCCGTGCTTTAACACTAGCACTGAGGTAGCAGTCCGGGAAGAGAGCTCTAGACCAACAATTGTGGATTGCGGGATTGATGGAACTGGCATTATTTCGCACGAGCTTGATATTCCCAAAATGGTGAATTCAGTGGATGTCATTCCAAGCTTTGTGAattctgcctcattgactgaaTGA
- the LOC4327969 gene encoding uncharacterized protein, whose product MAAEARAESPAAPVVVPAAASPEKRVLSGDAGREEERPEPKRRRACVAALDSVPCAAPPLVDGDGSSFSFQHARGGFVVLETTPKFGSFNPPAAAAVGPKPAPPAGAGQGSPEEEGGPAREEAEAKDGNSQLVGPGVQGQKT is encoded by the coding sequence ATGGCGGCGGAGGCTCGGGCCGAGAGCCCCGCCGCGCCCGTCGTCGTACCCGCCGCGGCCTCCCCCGAGAAGCGCGTGCTCTCGGGTGacgccgggagggaggaggagcggccCGAGCCGAAGCGGCGCAGAGCGTGCGTCGCGGCGCTCGACAGCGTCccctgcgccgcgccgccgctggttGACGGGGACGGCTCGTCCTTCTCCTTCCAGCacgcgcgcggcggcttcgTGGTGCTCGAGACGACCCCCAAGTTCGGGTCCTTCAACCCGCCCGCCGCGGCTGCCGTCGGCCCGAAGCCTGCGCCGCCTGCCGGTGCCGGGCAGGgctcgccggaggaggaagggggaccGGCTCGCGAGGAGGCTGAGGCCAAAGACGGGAATTCGCAGTTAGTGGGGCCGGGCGTTCAGGGGCAGAAGACATGA
- the LOC4327532 gene encoding EID1-like F-box protein 3, with amino-acid sequence MSGGTRNTRQFFESSSSGGGGRTSIDEGRGVRDGGGGRVAAARGSGVNTGILDEHVLSLVFRSINWDPQAVCTAACVSRRMRAVAERVLWRELCISRAPRMVASLAGAGAGGAAPPPGRIVGGWPALAKMLFFCCGAAGPGVPGHFTRMSRFSKTSGRSFLSRRCRSDLLYVSDPCEHAVAGAGDDLGAYRGVFRGFMRSRTRACLVGRQAALDPRVRCPYCGARVWSMVAAGMVPRTAWRRLGCLEGRLEYYVCVSGHLHGNCWLARLTSSEGEHDAGSGSDSDASTQGGGSDDDGHVAL; translated from the coding sequence ATGAGCGGAGGCACGCGGAACACGCGCCAGTTCTTCGAATcgtcgagcagcggcggcggcggcagaacTAGCATTGACGAAGGGAGGGGCGTCCGGGATGGTGGTGGCGGTCGCgttgcggcggcgcggggcagcgGCGTGAACACGGGGATCCTGGACGAGCACGTGCTGTCCCTGGTGTTCCGGTCGATCAACTGGGACCCGCAGGCGGTGTGCACGGCGGCGTGCGTGAGCCGGCGGATGCGCGCCGTCGCGGAGCGGGTGCTGTGGCGGGAGCTCTGCATCTCCAGGGCGCCGCGGATGGTGGCGTCGCTcgcgggcgccggcgccggcggcgcggcgcccccGCCGGGGCGCATTGTCGGCGGCTGGCCCGCGCTGGCGAAGATGCTCTTCTTCTgctgcggcgcggcggggccggGCGTGCCGGGGCACTTCACCCGGATGTCCCGCTTCTCCAAGACGTCCGGGCGGAGCTTCCTGTCGCGGCGGTGCAGGAGCGACCTGCTGTACGTGTCCGACCCGTGCGAGCacgcggtggccggcgcgggcgacgaccTGGGCGCCTACCGGGGCGTCTTCCGCGGGTTCATGCGGTCCCGGACGCGGGCCTGCCTGGTGGGGCGCCAGGCCGCGCTGGACCCGCGCGTGCGCTGCCCCTACTGCGGCGCGCGCGTCTGGAGCATGGTCGCCGCGGGGATGGTGCCGCGCACCGCGTGGCGGAGGCTGGGCTGCCTCGAGGGCCGCCTCGAGTACTACGTCTGCGTCAGCGGTCACCTCCACGGCAACTGCTGGCTCGCCCGCCTCACCTCCAGCGAAGGCGAGCACgacgccggctccggctccgacTCCGACGCGTCGACgcaaggcggcggcagcgacgacgatgGCCATGTAGCGCTGTGA
- the LOC4327967 gene encoding probable E3 ubiquitin-protein ligase RHC1A, whose product MAKCQFSPIPRAIAASSLVLPLPPHPGEHILRHRCLLRSPFIARASTASSLVLPLPPHPGEHILRHRRLLRSPSIARASEGRRRSSCCFRRIDKMPNRATHWCYACRRPIRVSGQDITCPNCNDGFIQEISEIGGSLNTYGIFDPSFDERRDRSFGMVEAMSDLMRQRMAEMGRNRVLDFHGTRGASSHQGRQPTVRPMLIFGSNAPDRVSSSSEEADILLRQGRRIGADRPNFSRFLVGPSLEALFEQLLLHNNRQGPPPAPQSAIDSMPVVKINLRHLRDDPHCPVCTDKFEVGTEAREMPCKHLYHAECIIPWLVQHNSCPVCRHPLPSSSHRSGSTRSSSTHSNEAISHGVARSDADPVPVARSDDSRNHEMHGSFSFLWPFDSPTPDSSSYTHEGGVGEPTVHDDAGQMTYSEWHYDY is encoded by the exons ATGgcaaaatgtcaattttctcccATCCCGCGAGCGATTGCGGCTTCGTCGCTCGTCCTgccgcttccgccgcatcctggtgagcacatcctccgccaccgctgccTGCTCCGATCCCCATTCATCGCGCGAGCGAGTACGGCTTCGTCGCTCGTCCTgccgcttccgccgcatcctggtgagcacatcctccgccaccgccgcctgctccGATCCCCATCCATCGCGCGAGCGAGCGAGGGTCGCCGTCGCTcatcctgctgcttccgccgcatcg ACAAGATGCCAAATAGAGCCACGCATTGGTGTTATGCCTGCCGACGTCCAATTCGTGTTAGTGGACAAGATATTACATGCCCCAACTGCAATGATGGTTTTATACAAGAAATCAGTGAGATAGGTGGTTCATTGAACACTTATGGTATCTTTGACCCGAGCTTTGATGAGCGTCGAGATAGAAGTTTTGGAATGGTGGAGGCTATGTCTGACCTTATGCGACAACGGATGGCAGAAATGGGCAGAAATCGTGTGTTGGATTTCCATGGTACGAGAGGGGCAAGTTCCCATCAAGGAAGGCAGCCAACTGTTAGACCAATGCTCATATTTGGCAGCAATGCACCTGATCGTGTAAGCAGCAGTAGTGAAGAAGCAGATATACTCCTCAGGCAAGGCCGCAGAATTGGCGCGGACCGTCCAAATTTCAGTCGTTTCCTAGTCGGTCCCAGTCTTGAAGCTCTATTCGAACAGCTGCTCCTGCATAATAACCGTCAAGGACCACCACCAGCTCCACAGTCTGCAATTGACTCCATGCCTGTGGTAAAGATAAACCTCAGGCACCTTAGAGATGATCCTCACTGTCCAGTTTGCACAGACAAATTTGAGGTTGGAACAGAGGCACGGGAGATGCCATGCAAGCATCTGTACCATGCTGAATGCATCATTCCCTGGCTGGTTCAGCACAATTCTTGTCCAGTTTGCCGCCATCCACTGCCGTCATCTTCCCACCGTTCAGGCAGCACCCGTTCATCGTCAACCCACTCTAACGAAGCTATTAGCCATGGGGTTGCCAGATCTGATGCTGATCCTGTTCCTGTTGCAAGAAGCGACGACAGCAGAAACCATGAAATGCACGGTTCTTTCTCGTTTCTCTGGCCATTTGATTCACCTACTCCTGATTCCAGTTCCTACACGCACGAAGGAGGTGTTGGTGAGCCTACAGTTCATGACGATGCTGGCCAGATGACCTATTCTGAGTGGCATTACGACTACTGA
- the LOC4327968 gene encoding 4-diphosphocytidyl-2-C-methyl-D-erythritol kinase, chloroplastic — protein sequence MACSTHLLSQSLYPLNRANPAAARGHLRFQASPSVRLGSGTSRRRALGLRVAASAEQGRRQVEVEYDLQAKFNKLADQIDQNAGITRLNLFSPCKINVFLRITGKRPDGFHDLASLFHVISLGDTIKFSLSPSKSKDRLSTNVAGVPVDESNLIIKALNLYRKKTGTDNFFWIHLDKKVPTGAGLGGGSSNAATALWAANQFSGCIASEKELQEWSGEIGSDIPFFFSQGAAYCTGRGEIVEDIRNPLPANLPMVLVKPPEACSTAEVYKRLRLEHTSQTDPLVLLKEITENGISQDACVNDLEPPAFEVLPSLKRLKKRIIAANRGDYDAVFMSGSGSTIVGIGSPDPPAFVYDDDDYKDTFVSEACFLTRNENEWYREPISSKITSEEDLPPEVASVSD from the exons ATGGCTTGCTCCACCCACCTCCTGTCCCAGAGCCTCTACCCGCTCAACCGCGCTAACCCGGCAGCCGCGCGCGGGCACCTCCGGTTCCAGGCTTCTCCCAGTGTGAGGCTCGGCTCCGGCACCAGTCGCCGCCGGGCGCTGGGCCTGAGAGTCGCCGCGTCGGCGGAGCAAGGGAGGAGGCAAGTGGAG GTTGAGTATGATCTACAAGCAAAGTTCAACAAGCTAGCGGACCAAATTGACCAGAATGCTGGGATTACACGGCTGAACCTATTCTCACCTTGCAAA ATTAATGTGTTCTTGAGGATAACGGGTAAGAGACCAGATGGGTTCCATGACCTGGCTTCTCTGTTTCAT GTGATAAGTTTGGGTGATACTATCAAATTCTCATTGTCACCAAGTAAGAGCAAAGATCGCTTGTCAACCAATGTAGCAGGTGTCCCAGTTGATGAAAGCAATTTG ATCATCAAGGCACTCAATCTTTACCGCAAGAAAACTGGAACTGACAACTTTTTTTGG ATTCATCTTGATAAGAAGGTCCCTACTGGTGCTGGTCTTGGTGGTGGAAGCAGTAATGCTGCAACTGCGCTGTGGGCCGCCAACCAGTTTAGTGGCTGCATTGCTTCAGAAAAGGAGCTTCAGGAGTGGTCTGGAGAGATAGGATCGGATATTCCCTTCTTCTTTTCACAAGGAGCAGCGTATTGTACCGGTAGAGGAGAG ATTGTTGAAGATATTCGGAATCCATTGCCAGCAAATTTGCCGATGGTACTAGTAAAGCCACCTGAAGCATGCTCAACAGCTGAAGTTTACAAG CGGCTCAGGTTAGAGCACACAAGTCAAACTGATCCCTTGGTATTGCTCAAGGAAATTACTGAAAATGGGATATCACAGGATGCCTGTGTTAATGATCTAG AACCTCCAGCATTTGAGGTGTTGCCATCACTAAAGAGGTTGAAGAAACGTATAATTGCTGCTAACCGGGGAGATTATGATGCTGTTTTTATGTCAGGAAG TGGAAGCACAATTGTTGGGATTGGTTCACCAGATCCGCCTGCATTTgtgtatgatgatgatgactacAAGGATACTTTTGTGTCAG AGGCCTGCTTCCTCACTCGTAATGAGAACGAGTGGTACAGAGAACCAATCTCATCGAAAATCACTAGCGAGGAAGATTTACCTCCGGAGGTAGCATCAGTTTCTGACTGA